From Nicotiana tabacum cultivar K326 chromosome 22, ASM71507v2, whole genome shotgun sequence, one genomic window encodes:
- the LOC107810447 gene encoding protein FAF-like, chloroplastic: protein MSAATMSIKNFNSTLKMEDKGIPLPPPLPPLSKAGKAKQQGIMSILGSDNNKAAAVVSIRRTLSADMSSKKWLSQNGFFSPMKKIASSEELANLGQDDVWKSIQNSSNKAEPITSVDVWSSILTQKKDDSSATVPPPYIHPLLKKSSSLTEKSLKICTESLGSETGSEINLSSYPPSESDDDKDDHQQQQEFISHSFEEFPVVKYNHNKRSSSTPKSFPPPISSLAAEDKPSVHMQSHRQNGRLILEAVSVPSQNLFRTQRVDGRLLLTLISTNPTSETEDNQEVAEFEKVFDEMQEVEYNEPPQLDYDGDDGDEEEDEYEEEDEDEEEEEEEVEEKENGTKGMQIVLEQKPRLSNGRMNVNTSTLMMKQLMGLEKKNHHLKWSNKENEITQVPHSLPPISQLITSSPNPPSAAASFNAYEYFWRKNPTIVNNYNDDKQVVVSAPNSTTPNANGTTTKITSYEQKDLVLMRGNKGNINNLVPLLKGCKEPRRSLLIWEPHCIATS from the coding sequence ATGTCAGCAGCAACAATGAGCATCAAGAACTTCAACTCAACTTTGAAGATGGAAGATAAGGGTATACCACTACCCCCACCACTACCCCCATTATCTAAGGCAGgcaaagcaaaacaacaaggcaTAATGTCCATTCttggatcagacaacaacaaagcAGCTGCAGTAGTTTCCATTAGAAGAACTCTTTCAGCTGATATGTCATCCAAAAAATGGCTTTCACAAAATGGATTCTTCTCCCCTATGAAGAAAATTGCCTCCTCGGAAGAGCTTGCTAATCTTGGACAAGATGATGTTTGGAAATCAATCCAAAATAGTAGTAACAAAGCAGAGCCAATTACATCAGTTGATGTTTGGAGCTCTATTTTAACTCAAAAGAAAGATGACTCATCAGCCACAGTTCCACCTCCTTATATTCACCCTCTCTTAAAAAAATCCAGCTCTTTGACTGAGAAAAGTCTTAAAATTTGTACTGAAAGTCTTGGATCAGAGACTGGCTCTGAAATTAACCTTTCCTCTTACCCACCCTCTGAGTCTGATGATGACAAAGacgatcatcaacaacaacaagaattCATCTCTCACTCATTTGAGGAATTTCCAGTTGTTAAGTACAATCATAACAAAAGATCATCATCTACTCCTAAGTCATTCCCTCCTCCTATTTCTTCCTTGGCTGCAGAGGATAAACCCTCTGTTCACATGCAATCTCACAGGCAAAATGGTAGATTGATTCTTGAAGCTGTTTCAGTTCCTTCCCAGAATCTTTTCCGTACCCAACGCGTTGATGGCCGCCTTCTTCTCACCTTAATCAGCACTAATCCTACTTCAGAAACAGAGGATAATCAAGAAGTTGCAGAGTTTGAGAAAGTGTTCGACGAAATGCAAGAAGTTGAATATAATGAACCACCTCAGTTAGACTATGATGGTGATGatggtgatgaagaagaagatgaatatgaagaggaggatgaagatgaagaggaagaggaagaggaggtGGAGGAGAAAGAAAATGGGACAAAAGGGATGCAAATTGTGTTGGAACAAAAACCAAGATTGTCAAATGGTAGGATGAATGTGAACACATCAACATTGATGATGAAACAACTAATGGGACTAGAGAAAAAGAATCATCATCTAAAATGGTCAAAcaaagagaatgaaataaccCAAGTTCCTCATTCACTTCCACCAATTTCTCAGCTGATTACATCATCACCAAATCCACCTTCAGCAGCAGCTTCTTTCAATGCCTATGAGTATTTCTGGAGGAAGAATCCCACTATTGTTAACAACTACAATGATGACAAGCAGGTTGTTGTTTCAGCCCCCAATAGTACTACTCCCAATGCCAACGGTACTACTACAAAGATAACATCTTATGAGCAGAAAGATTTGGTGCTAATGAGAGGAAACAAAGGAAATATCAATAACTTGGTGCCTTTGTTGAAAGGATGCAAAGAACCAAGGAGATCTCTTCTCATTTGGGAGCCTCACTGCATTGCCACCTCCTAA